Proteins from one Streptomyces genisteinicus genomic window:
- a CDS encoding alginate lyase family protein, with protein sequence MRHTALRTGLLAAAGALLAGALVSPARADGHLPDAGPAGAAAVPAAQAAPAVFTHPGVGLGRAQLDTVRARVAAGAAPQAAAWNQMMNSPYASLSYTPHPRAIVECGSYSNPDNGCRDEREDAIAAWTHALAWYVTRDDAHAAKAIQIMDAWSATIRDHTNSNAPLQTAWAASSWPKAAEIIKHVHGDWPNAGRFAAMLRDVYYPEIRGGSNSNGNWELSMTQALMGIGVFLDDKAIYDRAVSLYRARVPAFVYLTSDGALPRTKPGDGRDTRDEIIGYWHGQTTFVNGLSQETCRDFTHTGYGIAAMAQVAETSRIQGQDLYPEFGERIRHALGLHATYERTAPPSWLCGGTVKRGLGPVSEVGYNALHNRLGHAMTNTEAYTRAGRPMGTNNLFVAWETLTHGDNPS encoded by the coding sequence ATGCGACACACAGCCCTCAGGACCGGCCTCCTCGCCGCTGCCGGCGCGCTGCTGGCCGGCGCCCTCGTCTCACCGGCCCGGGCGGACGGTCACCTCCCGGACGCCGGGCCCGCGGGCGCCGCCGCCGTGCCCGCCGCGCAGGCCGCGCCCGCCGTGTTCACCCACCCCGGTGTCGGTCTCGGCCGCGCCCAGCTGGACACCGTGCGGGCCCGGGTCGCCGCCGGCGCCGCACCCCAGGCCGCGGCCTGGAACCAGATGATGAACTCGCCGTACGCCTCCCTCTCGTACACCCCCCACCCGCGTGCAATCGTCGAGTGCGGCTCCTACTCCAACCCCGACAACGGCTGCAGGGACGAGCGCGAGGACGCGATCGCGGCCTGGACCCACGCCCTGGCCTGGTACGTCACCCGTGACGACGCCCACGCCGCCAAGGCGATCCAGATCATGGACGCCTGGTCGGCCACGATCCGGGACCACACCAACAGCAACGCGCCGCTCCAGACCGCCTGGGCGGCGAGCTCCTGGCCCAAGGCCGCCGAGATCATCAAGCACGTCCACGGGGACTGGCCGAACGCCGGCCGCTTCGCCGCCATGCTGCGCGACGTCTACTACCCCGAGATACGGGGCGGTTCGAACTCCAACGGGAACTGGGAGCTGAGCATGACCCAGGCCCTCATGGGCATCGGCGTCTTCCTGGACGACAAGGCGATCTACGACCGCGCGGTCTCCCTCTACCGGGCCCGCGTCCCCGCCTTCGTCTACCTGACGTCCGACGGCGCGCTGCCCCGCACGAAACCCGGCGACGGCCGCGACACCCGCGACGAGATCATCGGCTACTGGCACGGGCAGACCACCTTCGTGAACGGACTCAGCCAGGAGACCTGCCGGGACTTCACCCACACCGGCTACGGCATCGCCGCCATGGCCCAGGTCGCCGAGACCTCCCGCATCCAGGGCCAGGACCTCTACCCGGAGTTCGGCGAACGGATCCGGCACGCCCTCGGCCTCCACGCCACGTACGAACGCACCGCGCCGCCCTCCTGGCTGTGCGGCGGCACCGTGAAGCGGGGCCTCGGCCCGGTGAGCGAGGTCGGCTACAACGCGCTGCACAACCGGCTCGGCCACGCCATGACCAACACCGAGGCCTACACCCGTGCCGGGCGTCCGATGGGCACCAACAACCTGTTCGTCGCCTGGGAGACCCTGACGCACGGCGACAACCCCTCCTGA